Proteins encoded within one genomic window of Mesobacillus subterraneus:
- the noc gene encoding nucleoid occlusion protein, translated as MKPSLSRFFGLGEKEKDQNQVEEQNQVEEQTVEDIDNIENEEIKKIPINHIIPNRYQPRTVFDDEKIEELDRTIHIHGVIQPIVVREFDQDQFEIIAGERRWRAMKKLEWEEVPAIVKNLSDSETASVALIENLQREELSPIEEAMAYGKLLEIHNLTQEALAQRLGKGQSTVANKLRLLKLPQEVQDALLNKQITERHARSLIPLKNPQLQVQVLAEVVEKSLNVKQTEERVVKLLSQNEEKPKPKRKAFSKDMRIAVNTIRQSLTMVSDSGINLDSEEEEFEEFYQFTIRIPKKK; from the coding sequence ATGAAGCCTTCTCTTTCGCGCTTTTTTGGCCTTGGGGAAAAGGAAAAAGATCAGAACCAGGTGGAAGAACAGAATCAAGTGGAAGAACAGACAGTTGAGGATATTGACAACATAGAAAATGAAGAAATAAAGAAAATTCCGATTAACCATATTATTCCTAATAGATACCAGCCAAGAACTGTTTTTGATGATGAAAAAATTGAAGAATTGGACCGTACCATTCACATACATGGAGTAATCCAGCCAATTGTCGTCCGTGAATTCGATCAGGATCAATTTGAAATCATTGCAGGTGAACGCCGCTGGAGAGCGATGAAAAAGCTTGAGTGGGAAGAAGTTCCTGCAATCGTTAAAAATTTATCTGACTCCGAAACCGCATCTGTTGCTTTGATCGAGAACCTCCAGCGTGAGGAGCTTTCACCGATTGAAGAAGCGATGGCTTATGGAAAGTTACTGGAAATTCATAACCTGACCCAGGAAGCTTTGGCGCAAAGACTGGGAAAAGGTCAATCAACAGTTGCGAATAAGCTGCGATTGCTGAAACTTCCACAGGAAGTGCAGGATGCGCTTTTGAATAAGCAAATTACAGAGCGGCATGCCCGTTCATTAATCCCGTTGAAAAATCCTCAGCTTCAGGTACAGGTTTTGGCAGAGGTTGTGGAGAAATCTCTTAATGTCAAACAAACAGAAGAACGCGTCGTCAAGCTTCTGAGTCAAAATGAAGAGAAACCAAAGCCAAAGCGGAAGGCATTCAGCAAGGATATGAGAATTGCGGTCAATACCATCCGCCAGTCGCTGACGATGGTTTCCGATAGCGGCATCAATCTCGATTCGGAAGAAGAAGAGTTTGAAGAGTTCTATCAATTCACGATTCGCATACCAAAAAAGAAATAA
- a CDS encoding ParA family protein, whose amino-acid sequence MGKIIAIANQKGGVGKTTTSVNLGACLAYIGKKVLLVDTDPQGNATSGVGIEKADVEQCIYDVLVDDVEAKNVIQPTAVENLYTIPATIQLAGAEIELVPTISREVRLKRALEEVKDRFDYIIIDCPPSLGLLTLNALTASDAVIIPVQCEYYALEGLSQLLNTVRLVQKHLNQDLKIEGVLLTMLDARTNLGLQVIEEVKKYFQDKVYKTVIPRNVRLSEAPSHGEPIIIYDPKSRGAEVYLDLAKEVVANG is encoded by the coding sequence GTGGGAAAAATCATCGCGATTGCGAATCAAAAAGGTGGAGTTGGCAAGACGACTACCTCAGTGAACCTCGGTGCGTGCCTGGCCTACATAGGAAAAAAAGTGCTGCTTGTCGACACAGATCCTCAAGGAAACGCTACGAGTGGTGTGGGAATTGAAAAAGCGGATGTTGAGCAATGCATATATGATGTTCTTGTTGATGATGTTGAAGCCAAAAATGTAATCCAGCCAACAGCGGTCGAAAATCTATATACCATACCAGCGACCATCCAGCTTGCTGGAGCGGAAATAGAGCTTGTGCCCACAATCTCAAGGGAGGTTCGCTTAAAGCGGGCTCTTGAGGAAGTGAAGGATCGTTTTGATTATATTATTATAGACTGTCCGCCGTCACTCGGTTTATTGACACTGAATGCATTGACGGCTTCAGATGCCGTCATAATCCCTGTCCAATGCGAGTATTATGCACTTGAAGGGCTAAGTCAGCTCCTGAATACTGTCCGGCTCGTTCAGAAGCATTTGAATCAGGATCTGAAGATTGAAGGTGTCCTGCTAACTATGCTGGATGCGCGTACGAATCTTGGTCTTCAAGTCATCGAAGAAGTGAAGAAGTACTTCCAAGATAAGGTTTACAAGACTGTCATTCCAAGGAATGTCCGTCTCAGTGAAGCTCCAAGCCATGGAGAGCCAATTATCATTTATGATCCAAAGTCCCGCGGGGCAGAGGTTTATTTAGATCTTGCAAAGGAAGTGGTTGCAAATGGCTAA
- a CDS encoding ParB/RepB/Spo0J family partition protein produces the protein MAKGLGKGLNAFFNMEAEKEEKVQEISLKEISPNPYQPRKVFQPEAIEELKRSIQEHGILQPIIVRKTIKGFEIVVGERRFRAAKEAKLETVPAVVRELNEQQMMELAVLENLQREDLNPIEEGIAYQTLIEKLKLTQEELAKRLGKSRPHLANHIRLLSLPPKIQQLISDGKISMGHGRALLGLRKKDKLPVLVDKILKEGMNVRQLEQLIQQMNEVVPRETKKEKTTKDVFIRERETTLRERFGTTVNIKQSKNKGKIEIEFFSKDDLERILELLDKQNS, from the coding sequence ATGGCTAAAGGCTTAGGTAAAGGTTTGAATGCTTTCTTTAACATGGAAGCTGAAAAAGAAGAGAAGGTTCAGGAAATAAGCCTAAAGGAAATAAGTCCCAATCCTTATCAACCACGGAAAGTTTTCCAGCCAGAAGCGATTGAGGAATTGAAGCGATCGATCCAGGAACATGGAATCCTTCAGCCAATCATCGTCAGGAAAACAATAAAAGGCTTCGAAATCGTAGTTGGGGAAAGGCGTTTCCGGGCAGCAAAAGAAGCAAAGCTGGAAACAGTGCCGGCCGTCGTTCGTGAGCTGAATGAACAGCAAATGATGGAGCTTGCCGTACTGGAGAATCTCCAGCGTGAAGACCTGAATCCAATTGAAGAGGGAATCGCCTACCAAACTTTAATCGAGAAGCTGAAACTCACGCAGGAAGAGTTAGCGAAAAGGCTGGGCAAAAGCAGACCGCATCTGGCCAACCATATCCGCTTGCTGTCGCTTCCTCCGAAAATCCAGCAGCTTATTTCAGATGGCAAGATTTCCATGGGGCATGGACGCGCGCTCCTGGGGTTAAGGAAGAAAGATAAGCTTCCGGTCCTGGTGGATAAAATCCTTAAAGAAGGAATGAATGTCCGCCAGCTTGAACAGCTGATCCAGCAGATGAACGAAGTTGTTCCACGTGAAACGAAAAAAGAGAAAACAACAAAAGATGTTTTCATTCGTGAACGTGAGACAACCCTTCGCGAACGTTTCGGGACGACCGTTAATATCAAACAATCCAAAAATAAAGGGAAAATTGAGATAGAGTTTTTCTCAAAAGATGATTTGGAACGGATTCTCGAACTTTTAGATAAGCAAAATTCCTAA
- the rsmG gene encoding 16S rRNA (guanine(527)-N(7))-methyltransferase RsmG, which translates to MNTDQFKALLAEKGIELSQKQMEQYEKYYKMLVEWNEKMNLTAITEKPEVYLKHFYDSVSAAFYFDFNKPLNLCDVGAGAGFPSIPIKIAFPEIKVTIVDSLNKRITFLEQLSKELGLEGTTFIHDRAETFGQNPSHREKYEVVMARAVARMSVLSELCLPLVKVGGTFIAMKGNQAGEELQVGEKAISVLGGKLESAHSFTLPVEESERNILIINKLKPTPKKYPRKPGTPNKTPIE; encoded by the coding sequence ATGAATACAGATCAATTTAAAGCATTGCTCGCCGAAAAGGGAATTGAACTTTCTCAGAAGCAAATGGAGCAATATGAAAAGTACTATAAAATGCTCGTCGAGTGGAATGAAAAAATGAATTTGACTGCGATCACAGAGAAACCAGAGGTATACCTGAAACACTTCTATGACTCCGTTTCTGCCGCATTTTATTTTGATTTTAATAAGCCGCTCAATTTGTGCGACGTTGGTGCCGGTGCCGGCTTCCCGAGTATCCCGATTAAAATTGCATTCCCGGAAATTAAGGTGACAATAGTCGATTCCTTAAATAAGCGAATCACATTTTTGGAGCAGCTTTCAAAAGAATTGGGGCTTGAAGGAACAACATTCATTCATGATCGTGCTGAGACATTCGGACAAAATCCGTCCCATCGTGAAAAATATGAAGTTGTCATGGCAAGGGCTGTTGCCAGGATGTCTGTATTAAGCGAACTTTGCCTTCCGTTAGTGAAAGTTGGCGGGACATTCATCGCCATGAAGGGCAACCAGGCAGGAGAGGAATTGCAGGTTGGCGAAAAAGCGATCAGTGTTCTTGGGGGCAAGCTTGAATCTGCCCATTCATTCACACTGCCTGTGGAAGAGAGTGAACGGAATATATTAATCATCAACAAACTAAAGCCAACACCTAAGAAGTACCCAAGAAAACCGGGAACTCCGAATAAGACTCCTATTGAATAG
- a CDS encoding DUF554 domain-containing protein, whose product MFLLGTIVNGLLIIIGTLLGRLLTRIPENMKATVMHGIGLAVMVLGLQMGFKSANFLIVILSLVIGAVLGEAWKLEDKLNSAGDWLERRLGSNGEGSISQGFVTATLIFVIGAMAIIGALDSGIRGDHDVLYTKAIIDGFTALILTTTLGIGVLFSAIPVMLYQGMIALFATQIDKFIPQALMDSFILELTATGGVMIFAIGLNLIGLTKIRVANLLPGILVTGVLVTISHYMIGI is encoded by the coding sequence ATGTTTTTACTTGGCACCATTGTAAATGGATTATTGATTATCATAGGAACCTTGCTGGGCAGGCTTCTGACGAGAATCCCTGAAAATATGAAAGCCACAGTCATGCATGGCATCGGGCTTGCGGTAATGGTGCTGGGACTGCAAATGGGCTTTAAAAGTGCCAACTTCCTGATTGTTATCTTGAGTCTTGTAATTGGTGCAGTCCTTGGTGAAGCCTGGAAGCTGGAGGATAAGTTGAATTCAGCCGGTGATTGGCTTGAAAGAAGACTTGGGTCAAATGGAGAAGGCAGTATTTCACAAGGGTTTGTGACAGCGACACTGATTTTTGTCATTGGAGCGATGGCTATTATCGGCGCACTCGACAGCGGAATTCGCGGGGACCATGATGTCCTTTATACAAAAGCAATTATTGACGGTTTCACGGCATTAATTCTTACTACAACACTTGGTATCGGGGTGTTATTTTCTGCGATTCCCGTCATGCTGTACCAGGGAATGATTGCTTTGTTTGCAACGCAAATAGATAAGTTTATACCGCAGGCATTGATGGACAGCTTTATCCTTGAGCTGACTGCAACCGGCGGTGTTATGATTTTCGCCATCGGCCTAAACCTGATTGGATTGACAAAAATCAGGGTTGCGAATCTGTTGCCAGGTATTCTTGTAACCGGTGTTCTGGTCACAATCTCACACTATATGATCGGGATTTAG
- the yyaC gene encoding spore protease YyaC, which produces MNLKNHFFERKNNVAKINHEDDLAAEKLASEILDHLPNFSTRPIVFVCIGTDRSTGDSLGPLIGTLLQEKEIAPYHVYGTLDDPIHAVNMDAKLDEIKQKHFNPFIIGIDACLGRLKSVGSIQVGNGPVKPGAGVNKELPEVGNMHITGIVNVSGFMEFFVLQNTRLNLVLKMAKTIANGIFESSRQLPNKQEWSKLNWDLEAEQPTVAE; this is translated from the coding sequence ATGAATCTCAAAAACCATTTTTTCGAGCGGAAAAACAATGTGGCAAAAATTAACCATGAAGATGATCTGGCTGCCGAAAAGCTGGCTTCTGAAATCCTGGACCATTTGCCTAATTTCAGCACACGCCCAATTGTTTTTGTCTGTATTGGAACCGACCGCTCTACCGGGGATTCATTGGGTCCGCTAATCGGAACGCTGCTGCAGGAAAAAGAAATTGCGCCCTACCATGTATATGGAACACTTGATGACCCGATCCACGCTGTAAATATGGATGCGAAACTGGATGAAATCAAACAAAAACACTTCAATCCTTTTATTATTGGCATAGACGCTTGCCTTGGACGCTTAAAAAGCGTCGGCTCTATCCAGGTAGGCAATGGGCCCGTCAAACCAGGTGCCGGAGTGAATAAGGAACTGCCTGAAGTTGGAAACATGCACATTACCGGCATCGTCAATGTCAGCGGGTTCATGGAATTTTTTGTATTACAAAACACCAGATTGAACCTTGTTTTAAAAATGGCGAAAACGATCGCAAACGGTATTTTTGAGAGCAGCCGCCAACTGCCGAATAAACAGGAGTGGTCAAAGTTGAATTGGGATCTTGAAGCTGAACAGCCTACTGTAGCCGAATAA
- the mnmE gene encoding tRNA uridine-5-carboxymethylaminomethyl(34) synthesis GTPase MnmE, translated as MEFDTIAAISTPMGEGAIAIVRLSGDQAFEIADRLFKGVGSKKLSEVASHTIHYGHLIDPKTGQVAEEVMVSVMRGPKTFTKEDVVEINCHGGLVSVNRVLQLVLNQGARLAEPGEFTKRAFLNGRIDLSQAEAVIDLIRAKTDRAMNLALGQMEGRLSRLIQKLRQEILEILAHVEVNIDYPEYDDVEEMTHNMLLEKAKYVKGELEKLLQTSQQGKILREGLSTVIVGRPNVGKSSLLNSLVHENKAIVTDIPGTTRDVIEEYVNVRGVPLRLLDTAGIRETEDIVERIGVERSRQVLKEADLILLVLNYSDELSEEDRNIFRAVENMDVIVIVNKTDLPKKIDLDEVKKLAKDYSLVTTSLLEDKGVDELEEAISNLFFSGGIESGDLTYVSNSRHIALLNQAVHSIEEGISGVEMGTPIDIVQIDLTRSWELLGEVIGESVHESLIDQLFSQFCLGK; from the coding sequence ATGGAGTTTGATACGATTGCGGCGATTTCTACGCCGATGGGTGAAGGTGCGATTGCGATTGTCCGATTAAGCGGGGATCAAGCTTTCGAAATAGCAGATCGTCTGTTCAAAGGCGTTGGCAGCAAGAAGCTGAGTGAGGTGGCTTCGCATACAATCCATTACGGTCATCTGATTGATCCGAAAACAGGACAAGTTGCCGAAGAGGTGATGGTCTCTGTTATGAGAGGGCCAAAAACATTCACGAAAGAGGATGTAGTCGAAATCAACTGCCATGGGGGTCTAGTTTCTGTAAACCGTGTGCTCCAGCTTGTTCTGAATCAAGGAGCGAGACTGGCGGAGCCGGGGGAATTTACAAAACGGGCTTTTTTAAATGGACGGATCGACCTTTCCCAGGCGGAGGCAGTCATTGATTTGATCAGAGCGAAAACGGATCGTGCGATGAACCTGGCGCTTGGCCAGATGGAGGGACGCCTATCAAGGCTCATCCAGAAGCTGCGCCAGGAGATTCTCGAAATTCTTGCGCATGTGGAAGTGAACATTGATTATCCGGAGTATGATGATGTAGAGGAAATGACGCATAATATGCTTTTGGAAAAGGCGAAGTATGTAAAAGGTGAGTTGGAGAAGCTTTTGCAAACTTCCCAGCAGGGGAAAATTCTTCGTGAAGGACTGTCAACTGTCATTGTTGGTCGCCCGAATGTTGGAAAATCCTCTTTGCTGAACAGCCTTGTACATGAAAATAAAGCGATTGTTACCGATATACCTGGTACAACTCGAGATGTCATTGAAGAATATGTAAATGTTCGAGGTGTTCCTTTAAGACTGCTCGATACAGCAGGGATCCGTGAAACAGAGGATATCGTCGAACGAATCGGCGTCGAACGCTCTCGTCAGGTTTTGAAGGAAGCAGATTTAATCTTGCTCGTTCTGAACTATTCCGATGAGCTTTCGGAAGAGGATCGGAACATTTTCAGAGCGGTAGAAAACATGGATGTCATTGTCATCGTCAATAAAACAGACCTTCCGAAAAAAATTGATTTGGATGAAGTGAAGAAGCTTGCAAAGGATTATTCGCTGGTGACGACCTCCTTGCTTGAGGACAAGGGTGTGGATGAGCTGGAAGAAGCGATTTCGAACTTGTTCTTCTCAGGTGGTATTGAATCAGGCGACCTGACATATGTTTCGAACAGCCGGCATATTGCACTCCTCAACCAGGCTGTCCATTCGATTGAAGAAGGTATCAGCGGAGTCGAAATGGGAACACCAATCGATATTGTCCAAATAGATTTGACTCGTTCCTGGGAGCTGCTTGGCGAAGTAATAGGTGAAAGTGTGCATGAGAGCTTGATTGACCAATTATTCTCGCAGTTCTGTTTAGGGAAATAA